In the Clostridium sporogenes genome, one interval contains:
- a CDS encoding radical SAM protein — MNNEEVIKFSPNTKFMCDKDYAIVINRIEGLWVKIPKDCEEMLRQCDKLGYSISYLINSLVDDEDRTYMLKIIKVLEEIKVLGYEEKNSRLHDISFAITNRCNLHCKHCMVNADKCDIKENFTTKEIINALDKIIEAKPEAITITGGEPLVRPDFIEIIKYLKNNYNGKIGLMTNATLITENNINDIIRCVSSIDISIDGVDEKSCSIIRGKGVFEKVVSAIKLLKEHNFNEITTSMVLSANNEPLVDKFFQLNEDLGVNGILRALSFVGQAKTNEELLRKEFQSEEKKSSQKLKDMHNSDKFHSCTCAAGCKTLTIENDGNIYPCNLFIEEEHKLGNIMDINNINDILVCDKNKFLSESLQKYEPDSMEKCKECNVRYFCWSCLHQIVDVEEDGIFDKRCQYMKKLLQPAYE; from the coding sequence TTGAATAATGAAGAAGTAATAAAATTTTCGCCAAATACAAAATTTATGTGTGATAAAGATTATGCTATTGTCATTAATAGAATTGAAGGATTATGGGTAAAAATTCCTAAGGATTGCGAAGAAATGTTAAGACAATGTGATAAATTGGGGTATAGTATTAGCTATTTAATCAATAGCTTAGTTGACGATGAGGATCGAACTTATATGTTAAAAATAATTAAAGTATTGGAAGAAATAAAAGTTTTAGGATATGAGGAAAAGAACAGCAGATTACATGATATAAGTTTTGCAATAACAAATAGATGTAATTTACATTGTAAACATTGTATGGTCAATGCTGATAAATGTGATATAAAAGAAAATTTTACTACAAAGGAAATAATAAATGCTTTAGATAAAATAATTGAAGCAAAGCCTGAAGCTATTACCATAACCGGTGGAGAACCATTAGTGCGACCAGATTTTATTGAAATTATTAAATACTTAAAAAATAATTATAATGGTAAGATTGGATTAATGACAAATGCAACTCTTATTACTGAAAATAATATTAATGACATTATTAGATGTGTATCTAGTATTGATATTAGTATAGATGGAGTAGATGAAAAATCATGTTCAATTATTAGAGGAAAAGGAGTTTTTGAAAAAGTCGTTTCAGCCATTAAACTTTTAAAAGAACATAATTTTAATGAGATTACAACTTCAATGGTATTAAGTGCAAATAATGAACCATTAGTTGATAAATTTTTTCAGCTAAATGAAGATTTAGGGGTTAATGGTATTCTTAGAGCTTTAAGTTTTGTTGGACAAGCTAAAACAAATGAAGAATTACTTAGAAAAGAATTTCAATCTGAAGAAAAGAAATCTTCTCAAAAATTAAAGGATATGCATAATAGCGATAAATTTCATAGTTGTACTTGTGCAGCTGGTTGTAAAACATTAACAATTGAAAATGATGGCAATATATATCCTTGCAATTTGTTTATTGAAGAGGAACATAAACTTGGAAATATAATGGATATCAACAATATAAATGATATCTTAGTATGTGATAAAAACAAATTTTTAAGCGAGAGCTTACAAAAATATGAGCCAGATTCTATGGAAAAATGTAAAGAATGTAATGTTAGATATTTTTGCTGGAGCTGTCTTCATCAAATCGTTGATGTTGAGGAAGATGGTATATTTGATAAAAGGTGTCAGTATATGAAAAAATTATTACAGCCTGCCTATGAATAA
- a CDS encoding ABC transporter ATP-binding protein/permease, with the protein MKHIKMLLCLCKYTKGIRKYYFGIGIFLLVQNVQSLSTPFFISQIIDKSIANKDIKSLIFYSFIIICLNIVSGFTMVFSQKISTKLERKITIKLRKECLNKVIKQSGDFYTNSSSSDILTLFMQDIENISGILSTHILTIIHNCITIIGVLFFLIWLHKSMSIIVFVFTVILVLIQKKSNKEMEKASMNSRESVIQLQGTFQEFIYNMLSFAQNGLIRFQKGKLDKDETNFTIAKLNTVGTMTTYNALMNILTGLLAISIIGWGGYNVIIGAMTIGKLFSFEVYSQRLISPVMSLSNISVELSSAYISWDRIKKLLYSKSIVEDNGIIEKNIEGNILFKGLDFGYKKERVLSNLELYIDKGSTHAIVGPSGSGKTTITQLLFRLWKSDKGIIKIDNYNIEEYKLDNLRNQISIVSQNIFLLNDTIYNNIVLGKKNVSNEEVETVLKQADIYELVSNLPNGWNTIIGENGIRLSGGEKQRLSIARAIFKNAPILIFDEATSMLDNETENNIIQQVLLLFKNKTIVLIAHRLSTVKNADVISVLKEGRIIEEGTHEILMKLKGFYYDLYTT; encoded by the coding sequence TTGAAACATATTAAAATGCTTTTATGTCTATGTAAATATACAAAAGGAATAAGAAAATATTATTTTGGAATTGGGATTTTTTTATTAGTTCAAAATGTACAGTCATTATCAACTCCATTTTTTATTTCTCAAATTATTGATAAATCAATTGCTAATAAGGATATAAAGTCTCTTATATTCTATAGTTTTATTATTATATGTCTTAATATAGTATCAGGATTTACAATGGTTTTTTCTCAAAAAATATCTACTAAATTAGAAAGGAAGATAACAATAAAATTACGAAAAGAATGTTTAAATAAAGTTATAAAACAGTCTGGTGATTTTTATACAAATTCAAGTAGTAGTGATATTCTTACTTTATTTATGCAAGATATTGAAAATATATCAGGAATATTATCAACTCATATTCTAACTATTATACATAATTGTATTACTATTATTGGTGTCCTATTCTTTTTGATCTGGTTACATAAAAGTATGTCTATTATAGTATTCGTATTTACTGTTATTTTAGTATTGATTCAAAAAAAATCGAATAAGGAAATGGAAAAAGCTTCAATGAATAGTAGAGAATCTGTTATTCAGTTACAAGGTACTTTTCAAGAATTTATTTATAATATGTTATCATTTGCTCAAAATGGATTGATTAGATTTCAAAAGGGCAAATTAGATAAGGATGAAACAAATTTTACAATAGCAAAATTAAATACAGTAGGAACAATGACTACGTATAACGCATTAATGAATATATTAACTGGTTTATTAGCTATATCAATTATTGGATGGGGTGGTTATAATGTCATAATTGGAGCCATGACAATAGGTAAATTATTTAGTTTTGAAGTATACTCACAAAGATTAATTTCACCAGTAATGAGTCTCTCTAACATAAGTGTGGAACTGTCATCAGCATATATATCTTGGGACCGTATAAAAAAGCTTTTATATAGTAAATCTATTGTTGAAGATAATGGTATAATAGAAAAGAATATTGAAGGAAATATTTTGTTTAAAGGACTTGATTTTGGATATAAAAAAGAAAGAGTACTTTCCAATTTAGAATTATATATTGATAAAGGTAGTACCCATGCTATTGTAGGACCTAGTGGTTCAGGTAAAACAACTATTACTCAATTATTATTTAGATTGTGGAAATCTGATAAAGGAATAATAAAAATTGATAATTATAATATAGAAGAATATAAATTGGATAATTTACGTAATCAAATTAGTATTGTAAGCCAAAATATATTTTTATTAAATGACACTATCTATAATAATATTGTTTTGGGAAAGAAAAATGTATCTAATGAGGAAGTTGAGACAGTATTAAAGCAAGCGGATATATATGAATTAGTAAGTAATTTACCTAATGGTTGGAATACTATTATTGGAGAAAATGGTATTCGATTATCTGGTGGAGAAAAGCAACGTTTATCTATTGCTAGAGCCATATTTAAGAATGCACCAATTTTAATCTTTGATGAGGCTACATCAATGCTTGATAATGAAACAGAAAATAATATTATACAACAGGTTTTATTACTATTTAAAAATAAAACAATTGTTTTAATTGCTCATAGATTATCTACTGTAAAAAATGCAGATGTTATTTCTGTTTTAAAAGAGGGGCGTATAATTGAAGAGGGAACTCATGAAATATTAATGAAATTAAAAGGTTTTTATTATGATTTATATACAACTTAA
- a CDS encoding S8 family serine peptidase, translating to MKPIIVIIDSGINRRILGKNSLNYKNKASKDEFGHGTACAMVIKSICPDVEFISIPILDKEGFSNSDNLEKALTYCLDIHCHIINLSLAILDNEDNKIEELCTKLSKQNKVIISSVRNNFIDSKPAKYSSVIGVRGGGFSSIDKYWFNSNYEIQLITDMTPVFTDPQLNRHFIFSGNSKATAVATGLIAKIINEKKQVNIEDILLTLSKNTIKKTWTEKDLDISLEKFTNCSKYNIGEISKADYGKIMSALQIVCRDYGIEIPNNLDNEDNLFKRGVMCPEIIRPFFKQLEKEFKIPINESNMKPYLLLSLKSIYYAIRGVQIETY from the coding sequence ATGAAACCTATTATTGTAATAATTGATTCTGGAATAAATAGAAGAATACTTGGTAAAAATTCTTTAAATTATAAAAATAAAGCTTCAAAAGATGAATTTGGTCATGGAACAGCCTGTGCTATGGTTATTAAATCTATCTGTCCAGATGTGGAATTTATATCAATACCCATATTAGATAAAGAAGGATTCTCAAACTCTGATAATTTAGAAAAAGCACTTACATATTGTTTAGATATACATTGCCATATTATAAATTTAAGCTTGGCTATTTTAGATAATGAAGATAATAAAATAGAAGAATTATGTACAAAATTATCAAAACAAAATAAGGTTATTATTTCTTCAGTTAGAAATAATTTTATTGATAGTAAACCGGCTAAATATAGCTCTGTAATTGGGGTAAGAGGCGGTGGATTTTCTTCTATTGATAAGTATTGGTTCAACTCAAATTATGAAATACAATTAATAACAGATATGACTCCTGTTTTTACCGACCCACAATTAAATAGACATTTCATTTTTTCAGGAAATAGTAAAGCTACTGCTGTTGCAACAGGACTTATTGCTAAAATTATTAATGAAAAAAAGCAAGTTAATATTGAAGATATTTTACTTACTCTTTCTAAAAATACAATTAAGAAAACATGGACTGAAAAAGATTTGGACATATCATTAGAAAAATTCACAAATTGTTCTAAATATAACATAGGTGAAATAAGTAAAGCTGACTATGGAAAAATAATGTCAGCGCTTCAAATTGTCTGTAGGGATTATGGAATTGAAATTCCTAATAATTTAGATAATGAAGATAACTTATTTAAAAGGGGAGTAATGTGTCCTGAAATAATTAGACCATTTTTTAAGCAGTTAGAAAAAGAATTTAAAATTCCAATAAACGAATCTAATATGAAACCGTATTTATTATTATCATTGAAAAGTATTTATTACGCAATAAGGGGTGTACAAATTGAAACATATTAA
- a CDS encoding response regulator transcription factor, with protein sequence MKNILVVEDDNLLNKTLSYNLKQEGYTVDCALIKRQAVEYINKKEYDLVILDINLPDGDGFDLCPKIKSKHKNTAVFFLTAKDMENDMIKGFDLGADDYITKPFHISVFKKKVKVLFNKIKNKAHVDCYDDGELYINFSNLKSILNGEPIIFTPMEYRTLKILVKNPKIVLTRQMLLEKIWDVDENFVDEHTLTTVISRIRNKIEVGGSQYIKTVYGMGYIWIGDDEK encoded by the coding sequence ATGAAAAACATATTAGTTGTAGAGGATGATAATTTATTAAATAAAACTTTATCTTACAATTTAAAACAGGAAGGGTATACTGTAGATTGTGCTTTAATTAAGAGACAAGCTGTAGAATATATTAATAAAAAAGAATATGATCTTGTAATTTTAGATATAAATTTACCTGACGGAGATGGATTTGATTTATGCCCTAAAATTAAATCTAAGCATAAAAATACTGCAGTATTTTTTTTAACTGCTAAGGACATGGAAAATGATATGATAAAAGGATTTGATCTAGGAGCAGATGACTATATTACAAAGCCTTTTCATATAAGCGTATTTAAGAAAAAAGTTAAGGTATTATTTAATAAAATAAAGAATAAAGCACATGTAGATTGTTATGATGATGGGGAACTTTATATTAATTTTTCAAATTTAAAATCTATATTAAACGGGGAGCCTATTATATTTACACCAATGGAATACCGTACTTTAAAAATATTAGTTAAAAACCCTAAAATAGTTTTGACCAGACAAATGCTTTTGGAAAAGATATGGGATGTGGATGAGAATTTTGTGGACGAACATACTTTAACCACAGTTATTAGTCGCATTAGAAATAAAATTGAAGTAGGTGGAAGTCAATACATCAAAACTGTATATGGCATGGGATATATTTGGATAGGTGATGATGAAAAATGA
- a CDS encoding radical SAM protein, translated as MNVTIFFTRNCNMNCKYCYEGSKYSKDISNSVLKQVIPFITNHMKKIKDNKLSIVTHGGEPLMAYDKIKAFVKQTKEVLPNVEFSMTTNCTILDDDILNFIIKEYDNISVSIDGTREAHDLNRILKNKKGSYDIVIPNALKILRYRPDTIARMTVNSDNVKYLFQGVKELVEMGFSHIMPTPDEFDTNWDEKSLEEFHKQGKLISDYVGIYSGDRELDIGFIDNATCKMKNSCCDGGITTITIDTGGKVYPCIIVNGLEKFCLGDVFKGIDGNKMKQVHLQDQQSILECLGCKRYDYCTTTRCKIINKIKTGNFNEPSPITCNLENISVALALYENEKSKDIDFK; from the coding sequence ATGAATGTTACAATTTTTTTTACTCGTAATTGTAATATGAATTGTAAATATTGTTATGAGGGTAGTAAATACTCTAAGGATATAAGTAACTCTGTTTTAAAACAGGTTATTCCATTTATTACTAATCATATGAAAAAGATTAAAGATAATAAATTATCTATTGTAACGCATGGGGGAGAACCATTAATGGCCTATGATAAGATTAAGGCTTTTGTTAAACAAACAAAAGAGGTTTTACCAAATGTAGAATTTTCTATGACTACCAACTGTACTATTTTAGATGATGATATTTTAAATTTTATAATAAAAGAATATGATAATATCTCAGTTAGTATTGATGGAACAAGAGAGGCACATGACCTAAATCGAATTCTTAAAAATAAGAAAGGGTCTTATGATATAGTTATCCCAAACGCTTTAAAAATATTAAGATATAGACCTGATACAATTGCAAGGATGACTGTAAATAGTGATAATGTAAAATATTTATTTCAAGGTGTAAAGGAATTAGTTGAAATGGGATTCAGTCATATAATGCCAACTCCAGATGAATTTGATACAAATTGGGATGAAAAATCATTAGAAGAGTTTCATAAACAAGGCAAACTTATTTCAGATTATGTTGGGATATATTCAGGTGATAGAGAACTTGATATTGGATTCATTGATAATGCAACATGTAAAATGAAAAATTCATGTTGTGATGGGGGTATTACAACTATAACAATTGATACAGGTGGTAAAGTATATCCTTGTATCATAGTAAATGGATTAGAAAAATTTTGTTTAGGGGATGTTTTTAAGGGAATTGATGGAAACAAGATGAAACAAGTTCACCTACAGGATCAACAATCAATTTTAGAATGTTTAGGATGTAAAAGATACGACTATTGTACAACTACAAGATGTAAAATAATCAATAAAATTAAGACAGGAAATTTTAATGAACCTTCCCCAATAACCTGTAATTTAGAGAACATATCAGTAGCTTTAGCATTATATGAAAATGAAAAGAGTAAAGATATTGATTTTAAATAA